The following are encoded together in the Paraburkholderia sp. BL10I2N1 genome:
- a CDS encoding circularly permuted type 2 ATP-grasp protein: MRCYDEMRHHDEAVRPHYARFERWLVQQGGDAIARKRAEADLLFRRVGITFAVNGDLSGTERLIPFDLIPRIIPRNEWQTLEAGLRQRVQALNLFIHDVYHDRNIVKAGIVPAAQVYTNAQYRPEMQGVDVPLGVYAHIAGVDVVRAGEDGQFYVLEDNLRVPSGVSYMLENRKMMMRLFPELFVQNRIAPVAHYPDLLLDTLRSVAPEGVDDPVVVVLTPGMYNSAYFEHTFLAQQMGVELVEGKDLFVDDNYVFMRTTQGPKRVDVIYRRVDDDFLDPLAFRSDSALGVPGLLTAYRAGRVALANAMGTGIADDKSIYPYVPEMIEFYLGEKPILNNVPTFQCRKPDDLAYTLAHLPELVVKEVHGAGGYGMLVGPAATTAEIEAFRERLIARPAGYIAQPTLALSACPTFVESGIAPRHIDLRPFVLSGKTVTMVAGGLTRVALQEGSLVVNSSQGGGTKDTWMTD; this comes from the coding sequence ATGCGATGCTATGACGAGATGCGTCATCACGACGAAGCCGTGCGGCCACACTATGCACGGTTCGAGCGTTGGCTGGTGCAACAGGGCGGCGATGCGATCGCCCGCAAGCGTGCCGAAGCAGATCTGCTGTTCCGGCGGGTGGGGATTACGTTCGCAGTTAACGGCGACCTGTCCGGAACCGAGCGGCTGATCCCGTTTGACCTCATTCCGCGCATCATTCCGCGTAACGAGTGGCAGACGCTTGAAGCGGGTCTGCGCCAGCGCGTGCAGGCGCTCAACCTGTTCATTCACGACGTCTATCACGACCGCAATATCGTCAAGGCCGGCATCGTTCCCGCGGCGCAGGTCTACACGAACGCGCAGTACCGGCCGGAGATGCAGGGCGTCGACGTGCCGCTCGGCGTCTATGCACACATTGCGGGCGTCGATGTGGTGCGCGCGGGTGAAGACGGCCAGTTCTACGTGCTGGAAGACAATCTGCGCGTGCCCTCGGGCGTCTCCTACATGCTCGAAAACCGCAAGATGATGATGCGGCTGTTTCCTGAGCTCTTCGTGCAGAACCGTATCGCGCCAGTTGCGCACTATCCCGACCTGCTGCTCGACACCTTGCGCTCGGTGGCCCCGGAAGGCGTCGACGACCCGGTTGTCGTTGTCCTCACGCCAGGCATGTACAACTCGGCGTATTTCGAACACACCTTCCTCGCGCAGCAGATGGGCGTCGAACTGGTCGAAGGCAAGGATCTGTTCGTCGACGACAACTACGTCTTCATGCGCACGACGCAGGGACCGAAGCGCGTCGACGTGATCTACCGCCGCGTCGATGACGATTTTCTCGACCCGCTCGCGTTTCGCAGCGACTCGGCGCTGGGGGTGCCGGGTCTGCTCACCGCTTACCGGGCAGGCCGTGTCGCGCTGGCGAACGCCATGGGCACCGGCATCGCCGACGACAAATCGATCTATCCGTATGTACCCGAGATGATCGAGTTCTACCTCGGCGAAAAGCCGATCCTGAACAACGTGCCGACCTTCCAGTGCCGCAAGCCCGACGACCTTGCGTACACGCTCGCGCATCTGCCCGAACTCGTCGTGAAGGAAGTGCATGGCGCGGGCGGATACGGGATGCTGGTTGGGCCGGCAGCGACGACAGCGGAAATCGAGGCGTTCCGCGAGCGGCTCATCGCGCGGCCGGCCGGTTACATCGCGCAGCCTACGCTCGCGCTGTCGGCTTGCCCGACCTTCGTCGAGTCGGGCATCGCGCCTCGCCATATCGATCTGCGGCCCTTCGTGCTGTCGGGCAAGACCGTGACGATGGTGGCGGGCGGTCTCACGCGTGTGGCGCTGCAGGAAGGCTCGCTCGTGGTCAATTCGTCGCAGGGAGGCGGGACCAAAGACACCTGGATGACCGACTGA
- a CDS encoding porin yields the protein MKRIALSTLSLALLGTAGVAHAQSSVTLYGLLDESIQYVNNATPHGGALWQMYGGNLQGNRWGMKGTEDLGGGLKAIFQLESGFDINTGRSNQGGRLFGRQAYVGMTHDAYGTLTAGRQYDPVVDMVQPLTGDNYFGSTFATPGDVDNNDNSSRTNSAIKYVSPLFAGFQFEGMYALGGVAGATGSGQTWGAAGTYATGPFSIAAGYLSMHNFNATTFRSGWSSTSDGTFDSNFPANAGINAAYATASRIGIASVAAQYVTGPWTGSLSYSNAQYYHDGSSLFNQTQKYEVGRVYLGYQLTPAALLGLGYAYTKGHGDASATYHQVSLGGDYSISKRTDFYLVGAWQHASGEQRDPTTGLLVSSTASIASYGNQSSTDNQVMVSLGIRHKF from the coding sequence ATGAAACGAATCGCATTGTCTACCCTCTCGCTGGCACTGCTGGGCACTGCAGGTGTTGCCCACGCTCAAAGCAGCGTCACGCTGTACGGCCTGCTCGATGAATCGATCCAGTACGTGAACAATGCCACGCCCCATGGCGGCGCATTGTGGCAAATGTACGGCGGCAACCTTCAAGGTAACCGCTGGGGCATGAAAGGTACGGAAGACCTGGGCGGTGGCCTGAAGGCGATTTTCCAGTTGGAAAGCGGCTTTGACATCAACACCGGCAGGTCGAATCAAGGCGGCCGCCTGTTCGGTCGCCAGGCGTACGTTGGCATGACGCACGACGCCTACGGTACCCTGACGGCTGGTCGTCAGTACGACCCGGTCGTTGACATGGTCCAGCCGCTGACGGGCGACAACTACTTCGGCAGCACGTTTGCTACGCCGGGCGACGTCGACAACAACGACAACAGCTCGCGTACGAACAGCGCTATCAAGTACGTTTCGCCGCTGTTCGCAGGCTTCCAGTTCGAAGGCATGTACGCACTGGGCGGCGTTGCGGGTGCAACGGGTTCGGGCCAGACGTGGGGCGCTGCGGGAACGTATGCAACGGGTCCGTTCAGCATTGCTGCTGGCTACCTCTCGATGCACAACTTCAACGCGACGACCTTCCGCTCGGGCTGGAGCAGCACGTCGGATGGCACGTTTGACTCCAACTTCCCGGCAAACGCAGGCATCAACGCCGCCTACGCTACTGCGTCGAGGATCGGCATCGCTTCGGTGGCTGCTCAGTACGTTACCGGTCCGTGGACGGGTAGCCTGAGCTACAGCAACGCGCAGTACTACCATGACGGAAGTTCGCTCTTCAATCAGACTCAGAAGTACGAAGTCGGCCGCGTCTATTTGGGCTATCAGCTCACGCCGGCAGCGCTGCTGGGTCTTGGCTACGCCTACACGAAGGGCCACGGCGACGCGTCCGCGACGTATCACCAGGTGTCGCTGGGTGGCGATTACTCGATCTCGAAGCGCACAGACTTCTACCTGGTTGGCGCCTGGCAGCATGCAAGCGGCGAACAACGCGACCCGACCACGGGCCTCCTCGTTTCCTCGACGGCTTCGATCGCTTCGTATGGCAACCAGTCGAGCACCGACAACCAGGTCATGGTCAGCCTCGGTATCCGTCACAAGTTCTGA
- a CDS encoding alpha-E domain-containing protein, with amino-acid sequence MLSRTADHLFWMARYMERAENTARMLDINLKALLLPQTAEQEARAQRSVLRISELEGAFAQRYDEPTREHVLHFMVADAGNPSSIYSCLQAARENARAVRGTLTTEWWETINDTWLEFTERTASGQLTAHPVALFEWVKFRSHLSRGVTLGTALQDDAFFFTQLGTFLERADNTARILDVRFADVEPNSRDAARQLEDFYYWTSILSSVSALEIYRKVYRDVVTPARVVELMILNPQMPRSLLASLEGVCANLAMLRTSGSNQCERFAGKLRAELVYSDIRQIFEAGLHAYLTQFLARVFELGGLVARTYLMLPVA; translated from the coding sequence ATGCTAAGCCGCACCGCCGACCACCTCTTCTGGATGGCCCGTTACATGGAGCGCGCCGAGAACACCGCGCGCATGCTCGACATCAACCTGAAAGCGCTGCTGTTGCCGCAAACGGCCGAACAGGAGGCGCGGGCGCAGCGTTCGGTGCTGCGCATCTCAGAACTCGAAGGCGCTTTCGCGCAGCGCTACGACGAACCGACCCGCGAGCACGTGCTCCACTTCATGGTTGCGGATGCCGGCAACCCGTCGAGCATCTATTCGTGTTTGCAGGCGGCGCGTGAAAACGCCCGCGCCGTGCGCGGCACGTTGACCACCGAATGGTGGGAAACGATCAACGATACGTGGCTCGAATTCACGGAGCGCACGGCCTCGGGGCAACTCACTGCACATCCGGTGGCGCTCTTCGAGTGGGTCAAGTTCCGCTCGCATCTGTCGCGCGGCGTGACGCTCGGCACCGCCTTGCAGGACGATGCGTTCTTCTTCACGCAACTCGGCACGTTCCTCGAGCGGGCGGACAACACCGCGCGGATTCTCGATGTGCGCTTTGCCGACGTCGAGCCGAATTCACGCGATGCCGCGCGTCAGCTCGAGGATTTTTATTACTGGACGTCGATCCTGAGTTCGGTGTCGGCGCTCGAAATCTATCGCAAGGTCTATCGCGACGTCGTCACGCCAGCGCGCGTGGTCGAGCTGATGATCCTGAATCCGCAGATGCCGCGTTCGCTGCTGGCCTCGCTCGAAGGCGTGTGCGCGAATCTCGCGATGCTGCGCACGTCGGGATCGAATCAGTGCGAGCGTTTTGCCGGCAAGCTGCGCGCGGAGCTGGTGTATTCCGATATCCGGCAGATCTTCGAGGCGGGTCTGCATGCGTATCTGACGCAGTTTCTCGCCCGCGTGTTCGAACTCGGCGGACTGGTTGCGCGTACCTATCTGATGCTGCCAGTCGCCTGA
- a CDS encoding HU family DNA-binding protein, with protein sequence MPTSAKKVAKKAATVPAKKVAAKKVPAKKAAVAKKVAVKASGAPSPIKDTFTKASLAAHIADRASVELKSAKAVLAALEDTILGAVHKKGAGEFTLSGILKIVAQAVPAKKKRFGKDPFTGEERWFPAKPASVRIKARALKKLKDAAAG encoded by the coding sequence ATGCCGACTTCCGCAAAAAAGGTGGCCAAGAAGGCTGCCACTGTACCGGCCAAGAAAGTTGCAGCGAAGAAAGTGCCTGCTAAGAAAGCAGCAGTAGCTAAGAAGGTCGCCGTGAAGGCGTCCGGCGCACCGTCGCCGATCAAGGACACCTTCACGAAGGCCTCGCTGGCTGCGCACATCGCTGATCGCGCTTCAGTCGAACTGAAGTCCGCCAAGGCCGTCCTGGCCGCGCTCGAAGACACGATCCTCGGCGCAGTGCACAAGAAGGGCGCTGGCGAATTCACGCTGTCCGGTATTCTGAAGATCGTTGCACAAGCTGTTCCGGCGAAGAAGAAGCGCTTCGGCAAAGACCCGTTCACGGGTGAAGAGCGCTGGTTCCCGGCCAAGCCGGCCAGCGTGCGCATCAAGGCACGTGCGCTGAAGAAGCTGAAGGACGCAGCAGCAGGCTGA
- a CDS encoding transglutaminase family protein — translation MYLTIRHDTSYRYETTVHYSIQQLRLTPASGASQVVRRWSIEAPGKLDATFDAYGNVLHTLVLNKPHSEIRLRVSGEIDTFPLIDGLLPDGPGPVPLEHFTCSTPLTDADTAVCELARSVPALTSPASLIALSERIIERVEFQSGVTEVTSTAAEALALGKGVCQDHAHLMLACCRARGVPARYVSGYIEPGDVPHGASHAWVDVWLEGLGWTSVDVTHATFASEIYCRLAVARDYEAAAPVRGRRIGGREEKLNVSVTVSAQIPQ, via the coding sequence ATGTATTTGACGATTCGCCACGACACCTCCTACCGCTACGAAACGACGGTTCATTACTCGATCCAGCAACTGCGCCTGACACCCGCGAGCGGGGCATCGCAGGTGGTGCGCCGCTGGAGTATCGAGGCGCCCGGCAAGCTCGATGCTACTTTCGATGCCTACGGCAACGTGCTGCACACGCTCGTGCTGAACAAGCCGCACAGCGAGATCCGTTTGCGCGTATCGGGGGAAATCGATACGTTTCCGCTCATCGACGGCCTGTTGCCCGATGGTCCCGGTCCGGTTCCGCTCGAGCACTTCACGTGTTCGACGCCGTTGACCGATGCCGATACCGCTGTGTGCGAGCTGGCGCGGTCGGTGCCTGCGCTCACGTCACCGGCCTCGTTGATCGCACTGTCGGAGAGAATCATTGAGCGTGTGGAATTCCAGTCCGGGGTGACCGAAGTGACCAGTACCGCCGCAGAAGCGCTCGCGCTCGGCAAGGGCGTCTGCCAGGACCACGCGCACCTGATGCTTGCCTGTTGCCGCGCGCGCGGCGTGCCGGCGCGCTATGTAAGTGGCTACATTGAGCCCGGCGATGTGCCGCACGGCGCAAGCCATGCATGGGTCGACGTGTGGCTCGAGGGGCTGGGCTGGACGTCGGTTGACGTGACGCACGCCACGTTCGCCAGCGAGATCTACTGCCGGCTCGCGGTGGCTCGCGATTACGAGGCGGCGGCGCCGGTACGCGGCCGCAGGATCGGTGGCAGGGAGGAGAAGCTGAACGTGTCGGTGACGGTCAGCGCACAGATACCGCAATGA
- a CDS encoding proteasome-type protease: MTYCVAMCVDEGLVFLSDTRTNAGVDHISTARKMSVFEQPGERVLVLLGAGNLSLTQAVLHALSEPADSAKPTLWTVATVAEAARVVGEAVRQVYQREAQALQEFGVDFNCSFILGGQIAAEGGAATMPRLFMIYSAGNFIEASSVSPYFQIGESKYGKPIIDRVLTPATPLDEAAKCALISMDSTLRSNLSVGLPLDLLVYEKHALHVTRFVSVDQDNAYYQMIHRTWGDQLRRVFSSIPDPAWENSGDVPLRQRGHAPVVQHNGADGVHGQPDHQAAQTLAQADRHKAQH; the protein is encoded by the coding sequence ATGACTTACTGCGTGGCGATGTGCGTGGATGAAGGCCTTGTGTTCCTGTCGGATACGCGCACCAACGCGGGCGTCGATCACATCAGCACGGCGCGCAAGATGTCCGTGTTCGAACAGCCCGGCGAGCGCGTGCTCGTGCTGCTTGGCGCGGGTAATCTATCCCTGACCCAGGCGGTGCTGCATGCGCTCAGTGAACCCGCTGACTCCGCAAAGCCGACGCTGTGGACGGTCGCGACGGTCGCCGAGGCGGCCCGTGTGGTCGGCGAGGCTGTGCGCCAGGTCTATCAGCGCGAAGCCCAGGCGCTGCAGGAATTCGGCGTCGACTTCAACTGCAGCTTCATCCTGGGCGGTCAGATCGCCGCGGAAGGGGGGGCAGCAACGATGCCGCGTCTCTTCATGATCTACTCGGCGGGCAATTTCATCGAAGCGTCGAGCGTGAGCCCCTATTTCCAGATTGGTGAATCGAAGTACGGCAAGCCGATCATCGACCGCGTACTGACGCCCGCGACACCGCTCGACGAAGCCGCCAAGTGCGCGCTGATCTCGATGGACTCGACGCTGCGTTCGAACCTGTCGGTGGGCTTGCCGCTCGACCTGCTGGTCTATGAAAAGCATGCATTGCATGTGACCCGTTTCGTCTCGGTCGATCAGGACAACGCGTACTACCAGATGATTCATCGCACCTGGGGCGATCAATTGCGCCGCGTCTTCAGTTCGATTCCCGACCCGGCGTGGGAGAACTCGGGCGACGTGCCGCTGCGCCAGCGTGGCCACGCCCCCGTGGTGCAGCACAACGGCGCCGATGGCGTGCATGGACAGCCGGACCACCAGGCTGCACAGACGCTTGCTCAGGCGGACAGGCACAAGGCGCAGCATTAA
- a CDS encoding YihY/virulence factor BrkB family protein yields MDTLSTDKLQSAARKQASWAVGAFRQFAENRCAAMAAGIAFYAAFSLAPTLVMVIAVAGWFFGADAARGELFREVHGVLGDDAAAGVQTIVQNAHHSGSAGGIAAIISFVLLAIGASATFSSLNSALNIVWPFSGPRTSSVLALVRVRLISFGLVLGVAFLLIVSLVLDAAITFVGRWLLGDSPYLMIGNLLQLAVGLFVLAVAFAALLKFLPDAPVQWRDALVGGFVSALLFSAGKKLFALYLAHAGMANSFGAAGSLAVLLMWLYFSALVLLLGAEFSAARGRLHDPRGPWGRQEEVLPGSRVMLASAIAASTVSVNRSQSGVSTDRADAAPVNPDPASGGSPQPSPPVLTSLGGSLARAEKQATRAAAATFVRAARTAADADRYVRRYPWGSMLIAAGAAFVVTTVAGRRNTENSTPANRAADDGRQSS; encoded by the coding sequence ATGGACACGCTTTCCACCGACAAGCTTCAGAGCGCCGCACGCAAGCAGGCCTCATGGGCGGTCGGCGCTTTCAGGCAGTTCGCGGAGAACCGTTGCGCCGCGATGGCGGCGGGCATCGCTTTCTATGCCGCGTTTTCGCTCGCACCGACGCTTGTCATGGTGATTGCAGTCGCAGGCTGGTTCTTCGGCGCCGATGCGGCGCGCGGCGAACTGTTTCGCGAGGTTCACGGCGTACTTGGCGACGACGCGGCCGCCGGCGTGCAAACCATCGTTCAGAACGCGCACCACAGCGGCAGCGCGGGAGGCATCGCCGCGATCATCTCGTTTGTACTGCTCGCCATTGGCGCATCGGCGACGTTCTCGTCGCTGAACAGCGCACTCAATATAGTCTGGCCCTTCTCCGGACCTCGCACGTCGAGCGTGCTCGCGCTTGTGCGGGTGCGGCTCATTTCGTTCGGTCTTGTGCTGGGGGTCGCGTTTCTGCTGATCGTATCGCTGGTGCTCGATGCCGCGATCACCTTCGTCGGCAGATGGCTGCTCGGCGACTCCCCCTATCTCATGATCGGCAATCTTCTTCAGCTGGCCGTCGGCCTCTTCGTTCTGGCCGTGGCGTTCGCCGCATTGCTCAAGTTCCTCCCTGACGCGCCGGTGCAGTGGCGCGATGCGCTGGTGGGCGGCTTCGTCTCGGCGTTGCTGTTCTCCGCAGGCAAGAAGCTGTTCGCGCTTTATCTCGCGCACGCTGGCATGGCTAACTCGTTCGGCGCAGCCGGCTCGCTCGCCGTGCTGCTGATGTGGCTCTATTTTTCGGCGCTGGTGCTACTGCTGGGTGCGGAATTTTCGGCGGCGCGCGGGCGACTGCACGATCCGCGCGGCCCGTGGGGCAGACAGGAAGAGGTGTTGCCGGGTAGCCGGGTCATGCTTGCTTCGGCGATCGCGGCGTCCACGGTTTCGGTCAACCGCTCACAAAGCGGCGTTTCGACTGATCGCGCTGACGCTGCGCCCGTCAATCCAGACCCGGCGTCTGGCGGGTCGCCGCAGCCGTCTCCACCCGTCCTGACCAGCCTCGGCGGCTCTCTGGCGCGTGCCGAAAAACAGGCCACTCGCGCCGCTGCCGCTACCTTCGTTCGGGCCGCACGTACGGCCGCCGACGCCGACCGTTACGTCAGGCGGTATCCGTGGGGCTCGATGCTGATCGCGGCTGGCGCGGCTTTCGTCGTCACGACGGTGGCGGGGCGCCGGAATACCGAAAACTCTACTCCGGCGAACCGCGCGGCCGACGACGGCCGCCAATCGTCGTAG